A DNA window from Drosophila biarmipes strain raj3 chromosome 2R, RU_DBia_V1.1, whole genome shotgun sequence contains the following coding sequences:
- the LOC108026747 gene encoding myelin regulatory factor, giving the protein MDLDFFELSTQDLDGIDSHGMDNLDLLVQGAFDGSGLGHNGILSGGGDVHSHMESPHTPPMNGLDAQLSSSGRVGSTPVATQAQPHVHPQLPESPPDSQPAYSPLGEGHGMAMSGRELIYPGLPPMQHQVNMLQTDLGQYASPPQQQHHFTAPQADVRIKHESGLIINPGNLLCQQQQHQMYPPQLSDQQFGTHQQHQDYYNENGGAGAGMYASGSYQNLSTCTLTSALGLGDRVQVIGTSQLSLNRESAPSTPVHSLSRKRKMSTQLDCPDFPTAPKVDAGLQMSPLRASHHSLATPTPAPSHCSASVSPALSAVNSQAENSLDGQLGGVATGSGSGSGSGSHSGSEAGDPAGGQCIRFHSFQPENWHKLFDQSLQELSVIYYRVDADKGFNFSVSDDAYVCQKKNHFQVTCHARLQGDAKFVKTPSGFEKIKSFHLHFYGVKFEAPNQTIRVEQSQSDRSKKAFYPVLIDLQKHIVSKITVGRLHFSETTNNNMRKKGRPNPEQRFFQLVVGLHVHTHSGNFPVVSHGSEKIIVRASNPGQFESDVDLCWQRGITPESVFHTGRVGINTDRPDESLVVHGNLKVSGHIVQPSDSRAKQEIGELDTSVQLRNLQKIRIVRYRYMPEFAVHSGLRRESDTREIEDTGVIAQEVREVIPDAVQEAGSVVLPNGNVIENFLLVNKDRILMENIGAVKELCKVTCSLETRIEHLERANIGQNSQQLRAKDLLEPRCILPERGAIKSFGSRRDGYEVCSSRSLQIVIFLLIIVMAACLAAVSTLYFVEHNKQQQMDYQLFSNGLFRPEPGATHLTDEDRHYFHNLHTLFKNKTHGTRPSRMSATSTSRPPGPWPAGEQPDDLAAVLSKPQVSTSQLQQPSLKHGTITTTAPRFSNKTINSKKGKWPPTQEVLRQAAGQKLHLAVAPVHVVPNTPAKSPPPAALNDTVASTEKPPQAIPLPQDFENNSIDIDAQQKQSQLKLDEPIVAVATIASPDSDGYDSNSPAVAAHPIRKFNPGTVYTHVYKTVSPPTANQALTTNKVSTESAPSPLALALDVPPPALSVRNSSDNPDALDLQNLSNTNESVDNPLQGVLYEYQGPGLRESNLGRRSASQRSLDWIKQKTFKAELVGQPTECNGDESVSDNCQSVCFEVLPPTQPQPDNVDANVKEQHVEDDLQSAEEQDQDPDIKETLPQPVVSAGNETLAALDAQLGKSSHSTDALAKKFPQETETVITAKEDPVYHLVQAAADQGPKTDETVIPPFQLDCWSVSTCVLAAQYNHTIEVEQFCPTSGSSLNVSYVVPVSRYLQASSLELHLSSNKPLQWSICTDEDQAKPSANAQLDEDDEATSASGVKILKRDKNKLGLSLDLPARGYFLRDFMLRASHDLEQQKLCDDNAHLANPILQYNFRIVRDCD; this is encoded by the exons ATGGACCTTGACTTCTTCGAACTCT CTACCCAGGATCTGGATGGCATAGATAGCCATGGCATGGACAATCTGGATCTCTTGGTGCAAGGAGCCTTTGACGGCAGCGGGCTGGGCCACAATGGCATCCTGTCCGGCGGCGGAGATGTCCACTCCCACATGGAGTCGCCGCACACACCGCCCATGAACGGCCTGGATGCCCAACTGAGTAGCTCCGGTCGCGTGGGCAGCACGCCCGTGGCGACGCAGGCCCAGCCGCACGTGCATCCACAGCTCCCGGAGTCTCCTCCGGACTCGCAACCTGCCTACAGTCCCTTGGGCGAGGGTCACGGGATGGCGATGTCTGGGCGGGAGCTCATCTACCCGGGTCTGCCGCCCATGCAGCACCAGGTCAACATGCTGCAGACCGACCTGGGCCAGTACGCCTCCCctccgcagcagcaacaccactTTACGGCTCCGCAGGCCGACGTGCGGATCAAGCACGAGTCCGGACTCATCATAAATCCGGGCAACCTGCtgtgccagcagcaacagcaccagATGTACCCGCCTCAGTTGAGTGACCAGCAGTTTGGCACACATCAGCAGCACCAGGACTACTACAATGAGAATGGAGGGGCTGGTGCGGGGATGTATGCCTCCGGCAGCTATCAGAACCTGTCCACCTGCACGCTGACCTCCGCCCTGGGTCTGGGCGATCGTGTGCAGGTGATCGGCACGAGCCAGTTGTCCCTGAACCGTGAGTCCGCTCCCTCGACGCCCGTGCACTCGTTGTCGCGCAAGCGCAAGATGTCCACGCAGCTGGATTGTCCGGACTTTCCGACTGCCCCCAAAGTGGATGCTGGCCTGCAGATGAGTCCGCTGCGTGCCTCCCATCACTccctggccacgcccacaccgGCGCCCTCCCACTGCTCCGCCTCCGTGTCGCCAGCCTTGTCAGCCGTTAACTCCCAGGCGGAAAACAGCCTCGATGGACAGCTCGGCGGAGTGGCCACCGGATCGGGTTCAGGCTCGGGATCCGGATCCCACTCCGGCAGCGAGGCTGGCGATCCGGCGGGGGGCCAGTGCATCCGGTTCCACAGTTTCCAGCCGGAGAACTGGCACAAGCTGTTCGACCAGAGCCTGCAGGAGCTGTCCGTGATCTACTACCGCGTGGACGCGGACAAGGGCTTCAACTTCAGCGTCTCGGACGACGCGTACGTGTGCCAGAAGAAGAACCACTTCCAGGTTACTTGCCATGCGCGCCTCCAGGGCGATGCCAAATTCGTGAAGACACCGTCCGGCTTCGAGAAAATCAAATCCTTCCACTTGCATTTCTACGGCGTCAAGTTCGAGGCGCCCAACCAGACGATCCGCGTGGAGCAGAGCCAGTCGGATCGCTCCAAGAAGGCCTTCTATCCCGTTCT CATCGATCTCCAGAAGCACATCGTCAGCAAGATCACCGTGGGCCGCCTGCACTTCTCGGAGACGACGAACAACAACATGCGCAAGAAGGGCCGCCCCAATCCCGAGCAGCGCTTCTTCCAGCTGGTCGTGGGCCTCCATGTGCACACCCACTCTGGGAACTTCCCAGTGGTGAGTCACGGCAGCGAGAAGATCATCGTGCGAGCCTCTAATCCAGGTCAGTTTGAGTCCGACGTGGACCTGTGCTGGCAACGCGGCATCACCCCCGAATCGGTGTTCCACACGGGTCGCGTGGGCATCAACACGGATCGTCCAGACGAGAGTCTGGTGGTCCATGGCAACCTCAAGGTGTCGGGCCACATTGTCCAGCCGAGCGACAGTCGCGCCAAGCAGGAGATCGGCGAGCTGGACACATCCGTGCAGCTAAGGAATCTCCAGAAGATCCGGATAGTACGCTACCGCTACATGCCGGAGTTTGCCGTTCACTCGGGTCTGCGGCGGGAGAGCGACACCCGGGAGATCGAGGACACCGGGGTGATTGCGCAGGAGGTGCGCGAGGTCATTCCGGATGCAGTGCAAGAGGCTGGCAGCGTGGTGCTGCCCAATGGAAACGTCATCGAGAACTTCCTGCTGGTCAACAAG GACCGCATCCTGATGGAGAACATCGGAGCCGTCAAGGAGCTGTGCAAGGTGACCTGTTCGCTGGAGACGCGCATCGAGCACCTGGAACGTGCCAACATTGGCCAAAACAGCCAACAACTGCGTGCCAAGGATCTGCTGGAGCCGCGCTGCATCCTGCCGGAGCGGGGAGCCATCAAGTCCTTCGGCAGTCGGCGTGACGGATACGAGGTCTGCTCCAGCCGATCCCTGCAAATCGTCATCTTCCTGCTGATCATTGTAATGGCAGCCTG CCTGGCGGCGGTGTCCACGTTGTACTTCGTGGAGCACAACAAGCAGCAGCAAATGGACTACCAGCTCTTTAGCAACGGGCTCTTCCGTCCGGAGCCGGGTGCTACGCACCTTACCGACGAGGATCGGCACTACTTCCACAACCTGCACACACTCTTCAAGAACAAGACGCACGGAACGAGGCCAAGTCGGATGTCCGCTACCAGCACCTCCCGTCCACCCGGACCCTGGCCAGCTGGGGAGCAGCCGGATGACCTGGCCGCGGTGTTGTCCAAGCCACAGGTGTCTACCAGCCAGTTGCAGCAGCCGAGTCTGAAGCATGGTACCATCACGACGACGGCGCCACGTTTCAGCAACAAGACCATCAACAGCAAGAAGGGCAAGTGGCCGCCCACCCAGGAGGTATTGCGTCAGGCGGCGGGTCAAAAGTTGCACTTGGCCGTTGCGCCCGTCCATGTGGTTCCTAATACGCCAGCGAAGTCTCCTCCTCCCGCTGCCCTCAACGACACGGTGGCCTCTACGGAGAAGCCGCCCCAGGCCATTCCCTTGCCCCAGGACTTCGAGAACAACTCCATAGACATCGATGCCCAGCAGAAGCAGTCACAGCTCAAGCTGGACGAGCCCATCGTGGCGGTGGCCACCATCGCCAGTCCCGATTCCGATGGCTATGACTCCAACTCCCCAGCCGTTGCCGCCCATCCCATTAGGAAATTCAACCCGGGAACCGTTTATACCCACGTCTACAAGACCGTATCGCCACCCACGGCCAATCAGGCACTGACCACCAACAAGGTGAGCACTGAGTCCGCCCCGAGTCCGCTTGCCCTGGCTCTGGACGTACCTCCACCGGCTCTTTCTGTGAGAAACAGCAGCGATAACCCGGATGCCTTGGACCTGCAGAACCTGAGCAACACCAACGAGTCTGTGGACAACCCCCTCCAAGGAGTACTGTACGAATACCAGGGACCGGGCTTAAGGGAGTCCAATTTGGGACGGAGGTCGGCGAGCCAGCGGAGTCTGGACTGGATCAAGCAGAAGACTTTCAAGGCGGAGCTTGTTGGACAGCCGACGGAGTGCAATGGAGACGAGTCGGTCAGCGACAATTGCCAG TCCGTTTGCTTCGAGGTGCTGCCACCAACTCAGCCTCAGCCGGATAACGTGGATGCCAATGTGAAGGAGCAGCACGTGGAGGACGATCTGCAGTcggcggaggagcaggacCAGGATCCAGACATAAAAGAGACTCTGCCCCAGCCCGTTGTCTCAGCTGGCAATGAGACTTTGGCTGCTCTCGATGCTCAGCTGGGCAAGAGCTCGCACAGCACTGACGCCCTGGCCAAGAAGTTTCCCCAAGAGACGGAGACGGTGATCACGGCCAAAGAAGATCCCGTCTACCACCTGGTGCAGGCTGCCGCGGATCAGGGACCAAAGACGGATGAGACTGTTATACCACCCTTCCAGCTAGATTGCTGGAGTGTGTCCACTTGCGTGCTGGCCGCCCAGTACAATCACACCATTGAGGTGGAGCAGTTCTGCCCCACCTCGGGCAGTTCCCTCAACGTCAGCTATGTAGTCCCGGTGTCGCGTTATCTGCAGGCCAGTAGCCTGGAGCTCCATCTGAG
- the LOC108026819 gene encoding arylalkylamine N-acetyltransferase 1 isoform X1, with the protein MEVQKLPDQLLIASSILDSRCGLNDLYPIARLTQKMEDALSVSGKAASAPGPVDKDCPYTIELIQAEDAEAVIAMLKTFFFKDEPLNTFLDLGECKELEKYSLKSLPDNCSYKAVNKKGEIIGVFLNGLIRRPSPDEVPAKAADSCDHPKFKKILSMMDHVEENFSIFDVYPDEELILDGKILSVDTNYRGLGIAGRLTERAYEYMRENGINVYHVFCSSYYSARVMEKLGFHEVYSMQFADYKPQGEVVFKPAAPHAAIKVMAKEVGPAKTAQTKL; encoded by the exons ATGGAAGTGCAGAAACTGCCGGATCAGTTGCTGATAGCCAGCAGCATTCTGGACTCCAGATGTGGG CTGAACGACTTGTATCCGATTGCCCGGCTGACACAGAAAATGGAGGACGCCCTGAGTGTTTCTGGAAAGGCCGCGTCGGCCCCGGGCCCCGTCGATAAGGACTGCCCCTATACCATCGAACTGATCCAGGCCGAGGATGCCGAGGCGGTGATAGCCATGCTCAAGACCTTTTTCTTCAAG GACGAACCCCTCAATACCTTCCTCGACCTGGGAGAGTGCAAGGAACTGGAGAAGTACTCCCTCAAGTCGCTGCCCGACAACTGCTCATACAAGGCGGTCAACAAGAAGGGCGAGATCATAGGCGTATTTCTAAATGGATTAATAAGGCGTCCG TCTCCCGATGAAGTGCCGGCGAAGGCAGCCGATTCCTGCGATCATCCCAAGTTCAAGAAGATCCTCTCGATGATGGACCATGTGGAGGAGAACTTCAGCATCTTCGACGTTTATCCGGACGAGGAGCTGATCCTGGACGGCAAGATCCTGTCGGTGGACACCAATTACCGGGGCCTGGGCATCGCCGGTCGACTGACGGAGCGTGCCTACGAGTACATGCGGGAGAACGGCATCAATGTGTACCACGTATTCTGCTCCAGCTACTATTCCGCCCGGGTGATGGAGAAGCTGGGCTTCCACGAAGTGTACAGCATGCAGTTCGCCGATTACAAGCCGCAGGGAGAGGTGGTCTTCAAGCCGGCAGCCCCGCATGCGGCCATCAAGGTGATGGCCAAGGAAGTGGGCCCCGCGAAGACGGCGCAGACGAAGCTGTAG
- the LOC108026820 gene encoding dnaJ-like protein 60 has translation MLRLCLPARAGVSGSGSLGRNFSQEKFKKHETHYEVLNVRNDCSTREVRNAFVQLSKLYHPDVQSNAVCPERTARFVRISEAYRTLIKPQRRRDYDDSLLWQPPRSDRSPVGETGNPGQAWDVRPNYDPNPGPYYGIRGLKRVSNWQVALVLMALGVFGALFGFTSVRTSFQLSRQIQDEISAEANSHHAAVVADAQKYGNEEQVRRMVDRMSRSPFNQSSAK, from the exons ATGCTGAGGCTGTGTCTCCCGGCGCGAGCTGGAGTTTCCGGTTCCGGTTCCCTTGGGCGTAA TTTTTCCCAGgagaaattcaaaaaacacGAAACGCACTATGAAGTTCTGAATGTGCGCAACGACTGCAGCACCCGAGAAGTCCGCAATGCCTTTGTGCAGCTCTCCAAGTTG TATCACCCAGATGTCCAGAGCAATGCTGTGTGTCCCGAGAGAACAGCGCGATTTGTTCGGATTTCCGAGGCCTACAGGACCCTGATAAAGCCGCAGAGGCGCCGGGACTACGATGACAGCCTGCTGTGGCAGCCGCCTCGCTCGGATCGCAGTCCCGTGGGCGAAACAGGCAATCCCGGCCAGGCCTGGGATGTGAGACCCAACTATGACCCCAACCCAGGACCTTATTATGGCATACGCGGTCTCAAGAGGGTCTCCAACTGGCAGGTGGCCTTAGTGCTAATGGCCCTCGGCGTCTTTGGTGCCCTTTTCGGCTTCACCTCCGTCAG GACCTCCTTCCAACTGAGTCGCCAGATCCAGGACGAAATCTCCGCAGAAGCGAATTCCCACCACGCCGCCGTTGTGGCCGACGCCCAGAAGTACGGCAATGAGGAGCAAGTGCGTCGCATGGTGGACCGCATGTCCAGAAGTCCCTTCAACCAATCATCGGCTAAGTAA
- the LOC108026821 gene encoding uncharacterized protein LOC108026821 has protein sequence MKSITQIVGVSAVLLVLCCLNYSEAANTTNTASSDYSDSNDNPKQVYVSDLTYSATRKIRVATTTASSTSSRSSRTTNNRKLNAKKTQARGRKANRGQAKRSGNRKSNARRVRR, from the coding sequence ATGAAGTCAATTACTCAAATCGTAGGCGTCTCTGCCGTGCTCCTCGTTCTCTGCTGCCTAAATTATTCGGAAGCCGCTAATACCACCAACACTGCTAGTAGTGACTACTCCGACTCGAATGACAACCCCAAGCAAGTGTACGTTTCCGATCTCACCTACTCGGCTACGAGGAAAATCCGCGTGGCCACCACGACcgccagcagcaccagcagccgGAGTTCCAGGACCACGAACAACAGGAAACTGAACGCCAAGAAGACGCAGGCCCGGGGAAGGAAGGCCAATCGGGGCCAGGCCAAGCGCTCCGGCAACAGGAAGTCGAACGCCCGCCGGGTCAGGCGTTAA
- the LOC108026819 gene encoding arylalkylamine N-acetyltransferase 1 isoform X2 has translation MEDALSVSGKAASAPGPVDKDCPYTIELIQAEDAEAVIAMLKTFFFKDEPLNTFLDLGECKELEKYSLKSLPDNCSYKAVNKKGEIIGVFLNGLIRRPSPDEVPAKAADSCDHPKFKKILSMMDHVEENFSIFDVYPDEELILDGKILSVDTNYRGLGIAGRLTERAYEYMRENGINVYHVFCSSYYSARVMEKLGFHEVYSMQFADYKPQGEVVFKPAAPHAAIKVMAKEVGPAKTAQTKL, from the exons ATGGAGGACGCCCTGAGTGTTTCTGGAAAGGCCGCGTCGGCCCCGGGCCCCGTCGATAAGGACTGCCCCTATACCATCGAACTGATCCAGGCCGAGGATGCCGAGGCGGTGATAGCCATGCTCAAGACCTTTTTCTTCAAG GACGAACCCCTCAATACCTTCCTCGACCTGGGAGAGTGCAAGGAACTGGAGAAGTACTCCCTCAAGTCGCTGCCCGACAACTGCTCATACAAGGCGGTCAACAAGAAGGGCGAGATCATAGGCGTATTTCTAAATGGATTAATAAGGCGTCCG TCTCCCGATGAAGTGCCGGCGAAGGCAGCCGATTCCTGCGATCATCCCAAGTTCAAGAAGATCCTCTCGATGATGGACCATGTGGAGGAGAACTTCAGCATCTTCGACGTTTATCCGGACGAGGAGCTGATCCTGGACGGCAAGATCCTGTCGGTGGACACCAATTACCGGGGCCTGGGCATCGCCGGTCGACTGACGGAGCGTGCCTACGAGTACATGCGGGAGAACGGCATCAATGTGTACCACGTATTCTGCTCCAGCTACTATTCCGCCCGGGTGATGGAGAAGCTGGGCTTCCACGAAGTGTACAGCATGCAGTTCGCCGATTACAAGCCGCAGGGAGAGGTGGTCTTCAAGCCGGCAGCCCCGCATGCGGCCATCAAGGTGATGGCCAAGGAAGTGGGCCCCGCGAAGACGGCGCAGACGAAGCTGTAG
- the LOC108026956 gene encoding RNA polymerase II-associated protein 3, translated as MSGQEKAFELQRQVRQNAREYENSVKDLYSWEQDIKNKEKELQNAPKSSAANKDQPVRSHVKSEKPQRDSPSSSAASTPTEKQDLPVDPVAQQHKKANDIKDRGNTYVKQAEYEKAIIAYSTAIAIYPHDPIYHINRALCYLKQDRFELCVDDCEAAIALDKLCVKAYYRRMQANESLGNNMEALKDCTTVLAIEPKNIEAKKSLARINERLRKNATKSGPNFTPDRPGVIDILPFDKPVYKRSKKAMRRVPIVDVVSPRGTSDETNKLRISDEDIDKIFNSTCGSFEEVKKTDVKQKPVPQCPPKAEAIVETIKETKTETKQSSPKASTVVESSKETKKEPLSKPEADEKNEPKAAVEVSRVQTPVSPPKTTQQQPSTEVKAEILKSSQTEKIENTLKEKKMPASTIERSLPPAPTGTAQFHVTWKELSAPQKYQYLKSIEVSNLCKILGAGFDSDTFADLIHTLQDYYVPNKEPTTAAVLLEVSKNDEFNILAMLMSAEEKKMVTSIFNAMKNWADKKTVDLDKLAKAYDVA; from the exons ATGAGTGGGCAAGAAAAGGCATTCGAATTGCAGCGCCAGGTGCGCCAGAATGCGCGGGAGTACGAGAACTCCGTGAAGGACCTGTACTCGTGGGAGCAGGATATCAAGAACAAGGAGAAGGAGCTCCAGAATGCGCCAAAGTCATCTGCCGCCAATAAG GATCAACCTGTGCGCAGTCATGTCAAGTCTGAAAAACCCCAGAGGGACAGTCCCTCATCGTCTGCGGCCAGCACGCCCACGGAGAAGCAAGATCTGCCCGTGGATCCTGTGGCCCAGCAGCACAAGAAGGCCAACGACATCAAGGATCGCGGTAACACCTATGTCAAGCAGGCGGAGTACGAAAAGGCCATCATCGCCTATTCTACGGCCATTGCCATCTACCCGCACGATCCCATATACCACATAAACAGGGCCTTGTGCTACTTGAAACAGGACCG CTTTGAGCTCTGCGTAGACGATTGCGAGGCCGCCATTGCGCTAGACAAACTCTGCGTAAAAGCCTATTACCGGCGTATGCAGGCCAACGAATCCTTGGGCAACAACATGGAAGCCCTCAAGGATTGCACCACAGTGCTGGCCATTGAGCCCAAGAATATCGAGGCCAAGAAGAGCCTGGCCAGGATCAACGAACGCCTGCGCAAGAATG CTACCAAAAGCGGGCCAAACTTCACGCCTGATCGTCCTGGTGTGATCGACATATTGCCATTTGATAAGCCTGTTTATAAGCGCTCTAAAAAGGCAATGCGCCGTGTGCCCATTGTGGATGTGGTTTCTCCTCGGGGCACCAGCGATGAGACCAATAAGTTACGCATCTCGGATGAGGACATAGATAAGATATTCAATAGTACTTGTGGTTCATTCGAGGAGGTTAAGAAGACTGATGTTAAGCAGAAGCCAGTGCCACAATGTCCACCCAAAGCTGAGGCTATTGTGGAAACCATCAAAGAAACAAAGACGGAAACCAAACAAAGTTCACCCAAAGCATCTACAGTTGTGGAGTCCTCCAAGGAAACAAAAAAGGAGCCATTAAGTAAGCCAGAAGCGGATGAGAAAAACGAACCAAAAGCGGCAGTCGAGGTATCCAGAGTCCAGACTCCCGTCTCTCCACCAAAGACAACCCAACAGCAACCTAGTACAGAAGTCAAGGCAGAAATACTCAAATCCAGTCAAACTGAAAAGAttgaaaatactttaaaagagaaaaaaatgcCAGCCAGTACAATTGAG CGCTCCTTGCCGCCTGCGCCCACTGGCACAGCCCAGTTCCATGTCACCTGGAAGGAGCTAAGCGCTCCTCAGAAATACCAGTATTTAAAGTCCATTGAAGTGTCGAACCTGTGTAAGATCCTGGGAGCAGGCTTCGATTCAGACACGTTCGCGGACTTGATCCACACCCTTCAGGACTATTATGTACCAAACAAGGAGCCAACCACGGCGGCTGTCCTTCTAGAGGTCAGCAAAAACGACGAGTTTAATATTTTGGCCATGCTCATGTCAGCAGAGGAGAAGAAAA TGGTAACGTCTATCTTCAATGCCATGAAGAACTGGGCCGACAAGAAGACGGTGGACCTGGATAAGCTGGCGAAGGCCTACGACGTGGCCTAA